The following are encoded together in the Arcobacter aquimarinus genome:
- a CDS encoding DegT/DnrJ/EryC1/StrS family aminotransferase, with protein sequence MINITKTYLPDKEKYKKYIDEIYENCWVTNNGTLVQKLEKRLAEYLGVKNIVLVSNGTVALEIAYRTLGLKGFVITTPFSFVATTSSLVTNQLLPIFADIEKNTFNINPKKIEKLITLNTSAILSVHVFGNACNVEKINKIASKYNLKVIYDAAHAFDVKYKEQSILNYGDISTLSFHATKLFHTIEGGALIINDDELVQKARYLINFGIKNEEEIPHLGTNAKMNEFEAAMGLCVLDDIEKIKNKRKSLIENYKKELKGLVQFQEQNNNATENYSYFPILFKSEKELLKIQKALNSEQIFPRRYFYPSLDTLEYIEPKQECKISRDISKRILCLPVFVELSLKEQEKIIDIIKDNL encoded by the coding sequence ATGATAAATATAACAAAAACATATCTTCCGGATAAAGAAAAATACAAAAAATATATAGATGAGATTTATGAAAATTGTTGGGTTACAAACAATGGTACACTTGTGCAGAAACTTGAAAAAAGACTTGCTGAATATCTTGGAGTTAAAAATATAGTTTTAGTTTCAAATGGTACAGTTGCTCTTGAAATAGCTTATCGAACTCTTGGATTAAAAGGATTTGTAATTACAACACCTTTTAGTTTTGTTGCTACTACAAGTTCTCTTGTAACTAATCAATTATTACCTATATTTGCAGATATAGAAAAAAATACATTTAATATAAATCCAAAAAAAATAGAGAAACTTATCACTTTAAATACTTCAGCGATTCTTTCTGTACATGTATTTGGAAATGCTTGTAACGTTGAAAAAATAAATAAAATAGCTAGTAAATATAATTTAAAAGTTATTTATGATGCTGCTCATGCTTTTGATGTAAAATATAAAGAACAAAGTATATTAAATTATGGAGATATTTCAACTCTTAGTTTTCATGCGACAAAACTTTTTCATACTATAGAAGGAGGAGCATTGATTATTAATGATGATGAACTTGTTCAAAAGGCAAGATATCTTATAAATTTTGGTATTAAAAATGAAGAAGAAATTCCTCATCTTGGTACAAATGCTAAAATGAATGAATTTGAAGCTGCAATGGGATTATGTGTTTTAGATGATATTGAAAAGATAAAAAATAAACGAAAATCTTTGATAGAAAACTATAAAAAAGAATTAAAAGGATTAGTTCAATTTCAGGAACAGAATAATAATGCAACGGAAAATTATAGTTATTTTCCAATATTATTTAAAAGTGAAAAAGAGCTTTTAAAGATACAAAAAGCTTTAAATTCTGAACAAATATTTCCAAGAAGATATTTTTATCCATCACTAGATACTTTAGAATATATAGAGCCTAAACAAGAGTGTAAAATATCAAGAGATATCTCTAAAAGAATACTTTGTCTACCTGTTTTTGTAGAATTATCTTTAAAAGAGCAAGAAAAAATAATTGATATAATAAAGGATAATTTATGA